A stretch of the Photobacterium toruni genome encodes the following:
- the aceB gene encoding malate synthase A: protein MTDIAIQANDHTQLLLQQPLTEQQQQILTADALLFIERLVERFAERVPLLLEAREQQQLAIDRGQLPDFLSETRAIREAEWKIQNIPHDLQDRRVEITGPVDRKMVINALNANVKVFMADFEDSFSPTWNAILDGHQNLRDAVNGTINYTHPKTGKLYQLDDDPAVLICRVRGLHLLEKNLSWNGQPIPGALLDFALYFYLNHQALLAKGSGPYFYLPKLQSFREAAWWSDVFSYTEDEFGLTRGTIKATVLIETLPAAFEMDEILFNLKEHIVGLNCGRWDYIFSYIKTLRNFPERILPDRQVVTMEKPFLNAYSRLLVRTCHRRGALAMGGMAAFIPAKDPKQQAWVLNKIQTDKALEANNGHDGTWVAHPGLADTARAIFDDVLDRRVNQLDVSREDDAPITAAELLAPCDGERTEAGMRHNIRVAVQYIEAWISGNGCVPIYGLMEDAATAEIARASIWQWIKHGKTLSNGQVVTKALFAQMLTEEMQVLQQELGQERMENGRFEEAIYLMSHLVTSDELDNFLTLKGYDYLV, encoded by the coding sequence ATGACAGACATAGCCATTCAAGCAAATGATCATACTCAGTTATTATTGCAGCAACCTCTAACGGAACAGCAGCAACAAATTTTAACCGCTGATGCTTTATTGTTTATTGAGCGATTGGTTGAGCGTTTTGCTGAACGAGTACCGTTATTATTAGAGGCGCGTGAACAACAGCAATTAGCGATTGATCGCGGCCAACTTCCCGATTTTTTATCAGAAACTCGTGCTATCAGAGAAGCCGAGTGGAAAATACAAAACATTCCACATGATTTACAAGATCGCCGTGTAGAAATTACCGGTCCTGTCGATCGTAAAATGGTCATTAATGCTTTAAATGCTAATGTAAAAGTATTTATGGCAGATTTTGAAGATTCATTTTCACCGACGTGGAATGCGATCCTTGATGGTCATCAAAACTTACGTGATGCCGTTAATGGCACTATCAATTATACCCACCCTAAAACAGGTAAGTTATATCAACTTGATGATGATCCTGCGGTGTTGATTTGTCGTGTCCGTGGTCTGCATTTACTTGAGAAAAACTTATCATGGAATGGTCAGCCTATTCCTGGTGCATTACTTGATTTTGCATTGTATTTTTATTTGAACCACCAAGCGTTATTAGCCAAAGGCAGTGGTCCTTATTTCTATTTGCCTAAGCTACAAAGTTTTAGAGAAGCGGCGTGGTGGAGTGATGTGTTTAGTTATACCGAAGATGAATTTGGTTTAACCCGTGGCACCATTAAAGCAACGGTATTGATTGAAACCTTACCTGCTGCATTTGAGATGGATGAAATATTATTTAATCTTAAAGAACATATTGTTGGACTAAACTGTGGGCGATGGGATTATATTTTCAGTTATATAAAAACCTTACGTAATTTTCCTGAACGGATTTTGCCTGATCGCCAAGTTGTGACGATGGAAAAGCCGTTTCTTAACGCTTATTCACGGTTATTAGTGCGTACTTGTCATCGTCGTGGTGCATTAGCAATGGGCGGTATGGCGGCCTTTATTCCGGCAAAAGATCCTAAGCAGCAAGCATGGGTATTAAATAAAATTCAAACCGATAAAGCACTTGAAGCAAACAATGGTCACGATGGTACATGGGTTGCTCATCCAGGGTTAGCGGATACTGCGCGAGCCATTTTTGATGATGTGCTTGATAGGCGAGTTAATCAACTGGATGTGAGTCGTGAAGATGATGCGCCTATTACGGCAGCTGAATTATTAGCGCCTTGTGATGGTGAGCGGACAGAAGCTGGCATGCGCCATAATATTCGTGTCGCTGTGCAATATATCGAAGCATGGATTTCAGGTAATGGTTGTGTGCCTATTTATGGCTTGATGGAAGATGCTGCAACAGCAGAAATTGCTCGAGCTTCTATTTGGCAATGGATAAAACACGGTAAAACCTTATCCAATGGTCAAGTGGTTACTAAGGCATTATTTGCTCAAATGTTGACTGAAGAAATGCAAGTCTTACAGCAGGAGTTGGGTCAAGAAAGGATGGAAAATGGTCGTTTTGAAGAAGCGATTTATTTGATGTCACACTTAGTAACCAGTGATGAGCTCGACAACTTTTTAACCTTAAAAGGTTATGACTATTTAGTGTAA
- a CDS encoding hydrogen peroxide-inducible genes activator codes for MNKFPSLKQLHYLVTLSETHHFGEAAKRCFVSQSTLSSGIQNLEELLDCHLVERDTKAKTLVFTSMGEQVVDRARELLACSRDLIELSRCCGDGMEGPLRVGCIPTIAPFLLCGLVQQVNALYPKLNLLLREDTTTNLLAALQHGEMDVLILALPVDIHGMVSKVVGRDAFKMVISKQQASSVTMPLHYADLPDKSVFLLEKEHCLTEHAVSACKLTTKEKINPFTATSLHTVVQMVANGLGTTFIPQMAINHGILENQNLVVIEPPGKDAYREIGLVWRPTSSRTAVFEKLGDIVKGLL; via the coding sequence ATGAATAAATTTCCATCACTGAAACAGCTACATTATTTAGTTACTCTATCGGAAACCCATCATTTTGGCGAAGCGGCTAAACGGTGTTTTGTGAGCCAATCGACATTAAGTTCTGGTATTCAAAACCTTGAAGAGTTACTCGACTGTCATCTTGTTGAGCGAGATACAAAAGCTAAAACCTTGGTATTTACTTCGATGGGAGAACAAGTGGTTGACAGAGCGCGTGAGTTATTAGCGTGCAGTCGTGACTTAATCGAACTTTCTCGTTGTTGCGGTGATGGTATGGAAGGACCATTACGGGTCGGTTGTATTCCAACGATTGCACCATTTTTGTTATGTGGTTTAGTGCAACAAGTGAATGCGCTATACCCTAAGCTCAATTTATTATTGCGTGAAGATACGACGACCAATCTATTAGCAGCGCTTCAACATGGTGAAATGGATGTGTTAATTTTAGCATTGCCTGTTGATATCCATGGAATGGTAAGTAAAGTTGTCGGGCGTGATGCATTTAAGATGGTGATCAGTAAACAACAAGCATCTTCAGTGACAATGCCATTACACTATGCAGATTTACCTGATAAATCAGTATTCTTACTTGAAAAAGAACATTGTTTAACTGAACATGCCGTTTCTGCATGCAAATTAACGACCAAAGAAAAAATTAATCCTTTTACGGCAACGAGTTTACATACTGTTGTGCAAATGGTTGCCAATGGTTTAGGCACTACTTTTATTCCGCAAATGGCAATTAATCACGGAATTTTAGAAAATCAAAATTTAGTGGTTATTGAGCCACCAGGTAAAGATGCTTATCGTGAAATTGGCTTAGTGTGGCGACCAACCTCAAGTCGTACCGCCGTTTTTGAAAAGCTGGGTGATATTGTTAAGGGTCTATTGTAA
- a CDS encoding peroxiredoxin C produces the protein MVLVGRQAPDFTAAAVLGNGEIVDTFNFAEFTKGKKAVVFFYPLDFTFVCPSELIAFDKRFEDFQAKGVEVIGVSIDSQFSHNAWRNTAIEDGGIGQVKYPLVADIKHEICKAYDVEHPEAGVAFRGSFLIDEDGMVRHQVINDLPLGRNIDEMLRMVDALNFHQKHGEVCPAQWEEGKAGMDASPKGVADYLSEHTADLGK, from the coding sequence ATGGTACTAGTAGGTCGTCAAGCACCAGATTTTACTGCTGCAGCGGTTTTAGGTAACGGCGAAATCGTTGATACTTTCAACTTTGCAGAATTTACCAAAGGTAAAAAAGCAGTAGTTTTCTTTTACCCACTAGACTTCACTTTCGTATGCCCATCAGAGCTGATTGCTTTTGATAAACGCTTTGAAGATTTCCAAGCGAAAGGTGTAGAAGTTATTGGTGTTTCAATTGATTCACAGTTCTCGCACAACGCATGGCGTAACACTGCTATTGAAGATGGCGGTATCGGTCAAGTTAAATACCCACTCGTTGCTGATATTAAGCACGAAATCTGCAAAGCTTACGATGTTGAGCATCCAGAAGCGGGTGTTGCTTTCCGCGGTTCATTCCTTATCGATGAAGACGGCATGGTTCGTCACCAAGTAATTAACGATCTACCTTTAGGTCGTAACATTGATGAAATGCTACGTATGGTTGATGCATTGAACTTCCACCAGAAGCATGGCGAAGTATGCCCTGCACAGTGGGAAGAAGGTAAAGCAGGTATGGATGCATCGCCAAAAGGTGTTGCAGACTACCTATCTGAGCACACTGCAGATTTAGGTAAGTAA
- a CDS encoding copper homeostasis protein CutC translates to MTIQLEVCIDNIESLHYAEQGGATRIELCSSLALGGLTPSAGFMHMAAKYATVPVYAMIRPRQGDFLFSSEDVEIMLADIYAAKQAGLQGVVVGVLTAHGLVDSNILTSLVKQAQGMGITFHRAIDQCVEPMAALDTIMAAGCERILTSGLQANAYDGIGMINHMHQYCGNRLNIMAGAGVNSHNVREIIARTGINEVHLSGKTTRPTQMLTVAKQAHMGSADIDDFEIPITGVENIAAVAAQLKL, encoded by the coding sequence ATGACTATTCAACTTGAAGTATGTATCGATAATATTGAATCACTCCATTATGCCGAGCAAGGTGGCGCAACTCGCATTGAATTGTGCTCATCATTAGCACTCGGTGGGTTAACACCTAGTGCTGGATTTATGCATATGGCAGCTAAATATGCCACAGTCCCTGTTTATGCAATGATCCGCCCGCGCCAAGGGGATTTTTTATTCAGCAGTGAAGATGTCGAAATAATGCTTGCAGATATTTATGCGGCTAAACAAGCGGGATTACAAGGTGTAGTTGTTGGTGTTTTAACCGCACACGGTTTAGTCGATAGCAATATTCTAACCAGTCTCGTTAAACAAGCTCAGGGAATGGGGATCACCTTTCATCGCGCTATTGATCAATGTGTTGAGCCAATGGCTGCACTTGATACGATTATGGCGGCAGGTTGTGAACGTATTCTGACTTCAGGTTTACAAGCCAATGCTTATGATGGTATTGGTATGATTAACCACATGCACCAATACTGTGGGAATCGTTTGAATATTATGGCGGGCGCAGGGGTTAATAGTCATAACGTCCGTGAAATTATTGCGCGTACAGGCATTAATGAGGTTCATCTTTCAGGTAAAACAACGCGTCCAACTCAGATGCTTACTGTCGCTAAACAAGCCCATATGGGCAGTGCTGATATTGATGATTTTGAGATTCCCATTACAGGCGTAGAAAATATTGCGGCGGTGGCGGCTCAACTTAAATTGTGA
- the phoU gene encoding phosphate signaling complex protein PhoU: protein MLNTISLGRHISGQFNHELESIRTHVLAMGGLVEQQLADSLKALHKQNEELAKRVIKDDHKVNAMEVAIDEACTRIIAKRQPTASDLRLVIAIIKTITDLERIGDVAESIAKVASENFTNKQYNLLVSLESLGQHAVRMLHETLDAFARMDVKAAIEVYQEDDRIDREYEAIIRQLMTYMMEEPNSIPNVMKVMWAARSIERVGDRCQNICEYIIYFVQGKDIRHTNPEDIKNML, encoded by the coding sequence ATGTTAAATACAATTAGCCTTGGCCGCCATATTTCTGGTCAGTTTAACCATGAATTAGAAAGCATTCGTACCCATGTGTTAGCAATGGGTGGCTTGGTTGAGCAACAGTTAGCTGATAGTTTAAAAGCGCTACATAAGCAGAATGAAGAATTAGCTAAGCGAGTGATCAAAGACGATCATAAAGTTAATGCAATGGAAGTTGCCATTGATGAAGCGTGTACACGTATTATTGCAAAGCGTCAGCCGACAGCGAGTGATTTACGGCTGGTGATTGCGATCATCAAAACCATTACCGATCTAGAACGGATTGGTGATGTGGCTGAAAGTATTGCGAAAGTGGCGTCTGAAAATTTCACTAATAAACAGTATAACTTATTAGTTTCGCTCGAATCATTAGGTCAGCATGCAGTGCGAATGTTACATGAAACATTGGATGCATTTGCTCGAATGGATGTCAAAGCTGCGATTGAAGTTTATCAAGAAGATGATCGTATTGATCGTGAATATGAGGCAATTATACGTCAATTGATGACTTATATGATGGAAGAGCCTAATTCGATTCCTAATGTGATGAAGGTGATGTGGGCTGCACGTTCAATTGAACGCGTTGGTGATCGCTGCCAAAATATCTGCGAATATATTATCTATTTTGTGCAAGGCAAAGATATTCGCCATACTAACCCTGAAGACATTAAAAACATGTTATAG
- the pstB gene encoding phosphate ABC transporter ATP-binding protein PstB, whose amino-acid sequence MYNDRSLFTDHSPIGLFESLDLSQLAEDKTALSIEGLNLHYGQTQALFNINMRIAKGQVTAFIGPSGCGKSTLLSCINRMNDLIDGCHIDGKVMLHGQNVYDKNVDVAALRRQIGMVFQRPNPFPKSIYENVVYGLRLQGINDRRVLDDAVENSLRSAALWNEVKGRLHENAFGLSGGQQQRLVIARAIAIEPEILLLDEPTSALDPISTLTIEELINDLKAKYTVIIVTHNMQQAARVSDQTAFMHMGELVEYTSTNDIFTTPKEKRTEDYITGRYG is encoded by the coding sequence ATGTATAACGATCGTTCACTCTTTACTGACCATTCTCCGATAGGGTTATTTGAGTCATTAGATTTGTCGCAATTAGCAGAAGATAAAACGGCCTTATCAATTGAAGGTCTGAATCTACATTATGGACAAACGCAGGCATTATTTAATATCAATATGCGGATTGCTAAAGGTCAAGTGACTGCCTTTATTGGTCCTTCTGGCTGTGGTAAATCAACCTTGCTAAGCTGTATTAATCGTATGAATGATCTAATTGATGGTTGTCATATTGATGGTAAGGTGATGCTTCATGGACAGAATGTGTATGATAAAAATGTCGATGTTGCTGCTTTACGTCGGCAAATAGGAATGGTATTTCAACGTCCTAATCCATTTCCTAAATCTATTTATGAAAATGTTGTGTACGGATTACGGTTGCAAGGGATCAATGATCGCCGCGTGCTTGACGATGCAGTTGAAAACTCACTACGTTCAGCGGCATTATGGAATGAAGTAAAAGGACGGTTGCATGAAAATGCCTTTGGTCTTTCTGGCGGGCAACAGCAACGATTAGTGATTGCGCGTGCAATTGCGATTGAACCTGAAATTCTGTTATTAGATGAGCCGACATCTGCATTGGATCCTATTTCAACTCTGACTATTGAAGAGTTAATTAATGATCTTAAAGCCAAATATACCGTGATTATTGTCACTCACAATATGCAACAAGCAGCGAGAGTTTCTGATCAAACCGCTTTTATGCATATGGGAGAATTAGTAGAATATACCAGCACTAATGATATTTTTACTACTCCTAAAGAAAAACGTACTGAGGATTATATTACCGGGCGTTATGGTTAA
- the pstA gene encoding phosphate ABC transporter permease PstA, which produces MIKWFKSGSPWIWLTAGAVSLSLVAVLGLLLLIGYKGLSYFWPAPVYQFDVNLNGKPQVVIGEVYQRTMVPVDQLADAGVDVSHFTQDSVPRYLIKTGNRGQGALDFLTVLSSQIIHQQIAKNVAVVERESHGKFYGYPVSVIEGGEPQLLSQLPAALVQANLIRSELRSLQSNEIANINWHLERLRIEKKRLELSGKLTAADGLRIDREQANYQTIYKNIENRLFALQGQLDNDALVLRDQNGANITIPMMQVLDVWHPNNLSWLEKLQHWGHHVYKFLVEAPREANTEGGVFPAIFGTVFMVLLMSVMVTPLGVLAAVYLHEYASNNRFTNLIRIAVINLAGVPSIVYGVFGLGFFVYMVGGTIDDVFFSAQLPTPTFGTPGILWSALTLAIMTLPVVIVSTEEGLARIPSSIRNGSLALGATQAETLWRIVLPMASPAIMTGLILAVARAAGEVAPLMLVGVVKMASTLPLDMHFPYVHLDRKFMHLGYHIYDVAFQSPNVEAARPLVYATSFLLVTVIISLNLTAIAIRNYLREKFRALEQ; this is translated from the coding sequence ATGATTAAATGGTTTAAATCTGGTTCACCATGGATTTGGTTAACTGCGGGTGCTGTCAGCTTGAGCTTGGTTGCCGTTCTTGGTTTATTATTATTAATTGGCTACAAAGGCTTGAGCTATTTTTGGCCTGCACCTGTGTATCAGTTTGATGTTAATCTCAATGGCAAACCGCAAGTGGTGATTGGTGAGGTTTATCAACGTACGATGGTGCCTGTTGATCAACTTGCTGACGCTGGTGTTGATGTTAGCCACTTTACACAAGATAGTGTGCCACGTTATTTAATTAAAACGGGTAATCGTGGGCAGGGTGCCTTGGACTTTTTAACCGTATTGAGTTCTCAAATTATTCACCAACAAATTGCTAAGAATGTTGCTGTGGTTGAGCGTGAAAGTCATGGTAAGTTTTATGGTTATCCTGTGAGTGTGATTGAAGGTGGTGAGCCACAGCTATTATCACAGTTGCCCGCGGCATTAGTTCAGGCCAATCTTATACGCTCTGAATTACGTTCCTTACAAAGTAACGAAATTGCTAATATTAATTGGCATTTAGAGCGGTTAAGAATTGAAAAAAAACGATTAGAATTAAGTGGTAAATTGACGGCAGCTGATGGTTTACGTATCGATCGTGAGCAAGCTAATTACCAGACCATTTATAAAAATATTGAAAATCGGTTATTTGCACTTCAAGGACAATTAGATAACGACGCATTAGTGTTACGGGATCAAAATGGTGCAAATATTACTATTCCAATGATGCAAGTTTTAGATGTATGGCACCCTAATAATTTGTCATGGCTTGAGAAACTACAGCATTGGGGGCATCACGTGTATAAATTCTTAGTTGAAGCTCCACGTGAAGCCAATACCGAAGGCGGCGTATTTCCAGCTATTTTCGGTACCGTATTTATGGTGCTATTGATGAGTGTGATGGTGACACCATTAGGCGTTCTTGCCGCCGTATATTTACATGAATATGCCAGTAATAATCGTTTTACTAACTTAATTCGTATTGCGGTGATCAATCTCGCAGGCGTACCATCAATTGTGTATGGTGTGTTTGGATTGGGTTTTTTTGTGTATATGGTGGGGGGCACTATCGATGATGTGTTCTTCTCTGCTCAATTGCCAACGCCGACTTTTGGTACTCCCGGCATTTTGTGGTCAGCATTAACGCTCGCCATTATGACCTTACCAGTAGTGATTGTCTCGACCGAAGAAGGATTAGCTCGAATACCGAGTTCCATACGTAATGGCTCGTTAGCACTTGGAGCGACGCAAGCAGAAACCTTATGGCGAATAGTATTACCAATGGCAAGCCCCGCTATTATGACAGGGCTTATTTTAGCTGTTGCACGCGCTGCGGGTGAAGTTGCGCCATTAATGCTGGTGGGAGTCGTAAAAATGGCATCGACATTACCATTGGATATGCATTTTCCATATGTGCACCTAGATAGAAAATTTATGCACTTAGGTTATCATATTTATGATGTTGCTTTTCAAAGCCCCAATGTTGAAGCAGCGCGTCCATTAGTGTACGCAACCTCATTTTTATTAGTCACGGTTATTATCAGTTTAAACTTAACTGCAATTGCTATTCGTAATTATCTTCGAGAAAAATTCCGCGCTTTAGAGCAATAA
- a CDS encoding ABC transporter permease subunit yields the protein MANASTLLRKENRFRRGKDRLARVGVTAGGIFVLITLMLIFFYLLYVIVPIFSSVSVTPQQHLSLSVANKTALLGVDDSNSVAYRFSDDGKVTFVDLQSPSQPATILKQQTIINNPTAYGLSLPRDGMVAYGTAQGQVKIVKPEFTLTFAAAKKQLLPSIQFPFGQTPLALAPNGEAITQIAISGRNDHTVVVGKTATNHLYGLSLLLPENVVRRANGWQQQRFTINNTPANIDDFQLTPDGKTLYVLSGSNLYLYKLTASTAFLRKIENIATGNSKPLSITLLSGANSLLITNSDNTISQWFEVVKQGQRQLMRVRTFHFSASPLVKIVPEYYRKGFFAIQKDGTTSAYYTAERKVIYKDKVFTQVPSDIAISPKANLLVTLDNGQLQSYQVKNAHPDIGLSSLLQKVWYEGYAEPDYVWQSTSASDEFEPKLSLVPIVFGTLKAAIYSMFFAIPLALAGSIYTAYFMSNKVRRVIKPTVELMEALPTVILGFLAGVWLAPIVEQYLAGIALGIVLLPLTIIAVGWGWSMLPGLWRSRIPNGFHIALLIPVIIAVTYGCFGLSPWVETQFFNGDLQGYLNNHLGIGYDQRNALIVGIAMGFAVIPTIFTIAEDAIFSVPAHLTKGSLALGATQWQTLTRVVLLTASPGIFSAIMMGLGRAVGETMIVLMATGNTPVMDWNLLQGLRTLAATIAIEMPESEVGSSHYRVLFLAAFVLFVFTFVFNTIAEVVRQRLRAKYSSL from the coding sequence ATGGCAAACGCCAGCACATTACTAAGGAAAGAAAACCGTTTTCGTCGAGGAAAAGATCGCTTAGCTCGAGTGGGTGTGACGGCGGGTGGTATTTTTGTTTTGATCACTTTAATGCTGATTTTCTTTTATTTACTGTATGTAATTGTACCTATTTTCTCCTCAGTTTCAGTGACTCCCCAACAGCATTTGTCTTTATCTGTAGCCAATAAAACCGCATTACTCGGTGTAGATGATAGCAATAGTGTTGCATATCGTTTTAGCGATGATGGTAAGGTTACTTTTGTCGATTTACAATCACCGTCACAACCAGCAACAATACTAAAACAGCAAACGATTATTAATAATCCAACGGCATATGGGTTAAGTTTACCTCGTGATGGTATGGTCGCTTATGGGACCGCACAAGGTCAGGTTAAGATTGTTAAACCTGAATTTACGCTTACTTTTGCGGCGGCAAAGAAACAGCTCTTACCAAGTATTCAATTTCCTTTTGGTCAAACACCATTAGCACTTGCTCCTAACGGTGAGGCGATCACACAAATAGCGATTTCGGGTCGTAATGATCACACGGTTGTCGTGGGAAAAACCGCAACTAATCACCTTTATGGGTTGAGCTTATTATTGCCAGAGAATGTGGTGCGACGGGCTAATGGGTGGCAACAGCAGCGATTTACGATAAATAATACTCCCGCTAACATTGATGATTTCCAATTAACGCCAGATGGAAAAACATTGTATGTGCTGAGTGGGTCAAATTTATATTTATATAAGTTAACCGCGAGCACTGCTTTTCTGCGTAAGATTGAAAATATTGCTACAGGTAATAGTAAACCGCTGTCAATTACCTTGTTATCAGGGGCTAATTCACTATTGATAACCAACTCTGATAATACGATTTCACAATGGTTTGAGGTGGTAAAACAAGGGCAACGTCAGTTAATGAGAGTGAGAACATTTCATTTTTCGGCAAGTCCGTTGGTGAAAATCGTTCCTGAATATTATCGTAAAGGTTTTTTTGCTATTCAGAAAGATGGCACAACGTCGGCTTATTACACCGCGGAACGGAAAGTTATATATAAAGATAAAGTCTTTACTCAAGTACCCTCTGATATTGCTATTTCACCTAAAGCAAACTTGTTAGTCACGCTAGATAATGGTCAATTACAAAGCTATCAAGTTAAAAATGCCCATCCTGATATTGGATTATCATCGTTATTACAAAAAGTGTGGTATGAGGGATATGCCGAGCCTGATTATGTATGGCAATCAACATCGGCAAGTGATGAGTTTGAGCCTAAATTAAGCCTAGTGCCAATTGTATTTGGGACGCTTAAAGCAGCGATTTATTCGATGTTTTTTGCGATTCCATTAGCACTTGCTGGTTCAATTTATACCGCTTATTTTATGTCAAATAAAGTCAGAAGAGTGATTAAACCGACCGTTGAATTGATGGAAGCATTACCCACGGTTATTTTGGGATTTTTAGCGGGAGTATGGTTAGCCCCTATTGTTGAACAATATTTAGCCGGTATTGCGCTGGGGATCGTATTGTTACCATTGACTATTATTGCCGTTGGTTGGGGGTGGTCAATGTTACCGGGGCTATGGCGTTCACGTATTCCGAATGGATTTCATATCGCCTTATTAATCCCCGTGATTATAGCGGTAACTTATGGCTGTTTTGGTTTAAGTCCATGGGTTGAAACGCAGTTTTTCAATGGTGATTTACAAGGGTATTTAAATAATCATTTAGGTATTGGTTATGATCAACGTAATGCCCTTATTGTCGGTATTGCGATGGGGTTTGCGGTTATTCCGACTATTTTCACTATTGCTGAAGATGCTATTTTCTCAGTGCCAGCCCATTTAACCAAAGGCTCATTAGCTTTAGGGGCAACCCAATGGCAGACCTTAACAAGAGTGGTATTATTGACTGCCAGTCCAGGTATATTTTCAGCCATTATGATGGGGTTAGGACGGGCTGTGGGTGAAACCATGATCGTGTTAATGGCAACGGGGAATACGCCAGTGATGGATTGGAATTTACTGCAAGGCTTACGAACATTGGCTGCAACCATTGCAATTGAAATGCCAGAATCAGAAGTGGGCAGTTCGCATTATCGAGTATTATTTCTTGCCGCTTTTGTGCTGTTTGTCTTTACCTTTGTCTTTAATACGATTGCTGAAGTTGTTCGTCAACGACTACGTGCAAAATACAGTTCGTTATAA
- a CDS encoding glycine cleavage system protein R: MKQLIVTIIGKDKPGLVEQLSDTVYFNHANWVSSSLSQLGGQFAGIIHIDVASEHIQSLRQALAHIEALQIHIVEDHTQPQIAYVTQHLTVTGNDRRGIVKEVTCHLTQLGINIAKLKTNTQSAPNWGYPIFVAEFQLHTPLEISAAMIQQQLEQLADDLTIDIETRS; the protein is encoded by the coding sequence ATGAAACAACTGATTGTGACCATTATTGGTAAAGACAAACCAGGGCTTGTAGAACAGCTATCCGATACCGTCTATTTTAATCATGCTAATTGGGTGAGTAGCTCACTTAGTCAGCTTGGTGGTCAGTTCGCTGGTATTATTCATATAGATGTTGCGAGTGAACACATTCAATCACTGCGCCAAGCATTAGCCCATATTGAAGCATTACAAATTCACATCGTAGAAGATCATACTCAACCCCAAATAGCTTATGTCACTCAACACCTCACTGTTACAGGTAATGATCGTCGTGGCATAGTAAAAGAAGTGACATGCCATTTAACCCAATTGGGGATTAATATCGCAAAACTAAAAACCAACACTCAAAGCGCACCTAATTGGGGTTATCCTATTTTTGTGGCTGAATTTCAATTACACACGCCCCTTGAAATAAGTGCTGCTATGATTCAACAACAACTAGAACAATTAGCTGATGATTTAACTATCGATATTGAAACACGCAGCTAA